A region from the Chromatiales bacterium genome encodes:
- the queA gene encoding tRNA preQ1(34) S-adenosylmethionine ribosyltransferase-isomerase QueA, whose product MQVSDFAYDLPPELIAQEPPATRGDSRLLVLDGEGGGIADRHFSEIGELLRPGDLLVFNNTRVIPARLYGRKETGGQVELLLERVLDAHHALAHVRASKSPRPGTRLILEGGAEVTVTGRREALFALDFGADQSIWQVLETVGHMPLPPYITRADSIDDRERYQTVYAERPGAVAAPTAGLHFTDALLAGLRAQGVETAFVTLPVGAGTFQPVRVDDIAAHRMHAEWVEVPEAVVAQVAACRARGGRVIAVGTTSVRSLEAASAGGTLAAFSGDTEIFITPGYRFRSVDAMITNFHLPESTLLMLVSAFAGHAHIMAAYRHAIEERYRFFSYGDAMFITRPQPAARV is encoded by the coding sequence ATGCAAGTGAGTGATTTCGCTTACGATTTACCCCCCGAGCTCATCGCCCAGGAACCGCCGGCCACGCGCGGTGACTCGCGCCTGCTCGTGCTCGACGGCGAGGGGGGCGGCATCGCGGATCGCCACTTCAGCGAGATCGGCGAGCTGCTGCGCCCCGGCGACCTGCTGGTGTTCAACAACACCCGCGTGATCCCCGCGCGTCTCTATGGGCGCAAGGAGACGGGCGGGCAGGTGGAACTGCTGCTCGAGCGGGTGCTGGATGCGCACCATGCCCTGGCTCACGTGCGCGCGAGCAAGTCGCCCAGGCCCGGCACGCGCCTGATCCTGGAGGGCGGGGCCGAGGTGACCGTGACCGGCCGGCGGGAGGCCCTGTTCGCGCTGGACTTCGGCGCGGACCAGTCCATCTGGCAGGTGCTGGAGACGGTGGGGCACATGCCCCTGCCGCCCTACATCACCCGCGCCGACAGCATCGACGACCGCGAGCGCTACCAGACGGTGTACGCCGAGCGCCCGGGCGCGGTGGCGGCCCCCACGGCGGGGCTGCACTTCACCGACGCACTGCTGGCGGGGCTGCGCGCGCAGGGGGTGGAGACCGCCTTCGTGACCCTGCCCGTGGGGGCGGGTACCTTCCAGCCGGTGCGGGTGGACGACATCGCCGCGCATCGCATGCACGCCGAGTGGGTGGAGGTGCCGGAGGCGGTGGTGGCGCAGGTGGCGGCCTGCCGGGCCCGCGGCGGGCGCGTGATCGCGGTGGGCACCACCAGCGTGCGCAGCCTGGAGGCGGCCTCTGCCGGCGGGACGCTGGCGGCCTTCTCGGGCGACACCGAGATCTTCATCACCCCGGGCTACCGCTTTCGCAGCGTGGACGCGATGATCACCAACTTCCATCTGCCGGAATCGACCCTGCTGATGCTGGTCAGCGCCTTTGCCGGCCACGCCCACATCATGGCCGCCTACCGGCATGCCATCGAGGAGCGCTACCGCTTCTTCAGCTATGGCGATGCCATGTTCATCACCCGTCCGCAGCCCGCGGCGCGGGTCTGA
- a CDS encoding Clp protease ClpP, giving the protein MNAQNEIKAQANALEIVVYADIDSGFAAQMVERINAAPNVRTITLRINSPGGAVTEALAAFNALRSHSATVEVHIDGLAASSASLLAMAGDWIVMAENALFMIHDPWTSATGNATELRRLADTLDKHRDAMLKAYARRWKGKTSELQALLAAETWLDADEALKAGFVDEIAAPLAIAASLDLSRFDNPPKRTRSTPMPETQTHTPGVEPNTPKKPEVVATTEAEVRARIQARNDEIRTIFQPFLIRGQYQDLYNDVMADTRLSVDHVREKLLAKMGEGCEPLASDPPSISMGYDRRESEFKAAVTDGLLMRFGVPVKNPHPAARDVRGMGAVEIAGTLLSQRGRSTRGQSKAEIIQAALTTSDMPELLSNVANKALITGMQESEAATHRIWTRSGELPDFKEAKRVALSEAPGLSKVKEGAEYTFGALTDAAEPIRLETFGRILGISRQALVNDDLGELSRVPFALGQAAARREADAVYSLLINNPAMRDTNALFSVAHANEGTAAALSVDSLGEARKLMRLQKGLQGEGALNITPRYLLVPAALETKAEQLLASIQPSATSNAVPEWVRRLVVVVDARLDDDSTTAWYLAADPVMYDTIEVARLDGQGATIEQRDAFVRDVLEIKCRLDVGAAVLDWRGLVRNEGA; this is encoded by the coding sequence ATGAACGCACAAAACGAAATCAAGGCACAAGCCAACGCCCTGGAAATCGTCGTCTATGCCGACATCGACTCAGGGTTTGCTGCGCAGATGGTGGAGCGGATCAATGCCGCCCCGAACGTCAGGACAATCACACTGCGTATCAACTCGCCCGGTGGTGCAGTCACCGAAGCCCTGGCCGCATTCAACGCTCTGCGCAGTCACTCCGCCACGGTCGAGGTGCATATCGACGGCCTGGCCGCGAGCAGTGCCAGTCTGCTGGCGATGGCCGGTGACTGGATCGTGATGGCCGAGAATGCCCTGTTCATGATCCACGATCCCTGGACCAGCGCCACCGGCAACGCCACGGAGCTGCGCCGCCTGGCCGACACCCTGGACAAACACCGCGACGCCATGTTGAAGGCGTATGCCCGCCGCTGGAAGGGGAAGACCTCCGAGCTGCAGGCGCTGCTGGCTGCCGAGACCTGGCTTGATGCCGATGAAGCCCTGAAAGCGGGATTCGTGGACGAGATCGCCGCCCCCCTGGCGATTGCCGCGTCCCTCGATCTGTCCCGCTTCGACAACCCCCCGAAACGCACAAGGAGTACCCCAATGCCCGAGACCCAAACCCATACCCCCGGCGTGGAGCCCAACACGCCCAAGAAACCGGAAGTCGTCGCCACCACCGAGGCCGAAGTGAGGGCCCGCATTCAGGCGCGTAACGACGAGATCCGCACGATCTTTCAGCCGTTCCTCATCCGTGGTCAGTATCAGGACCTGTACAACGACGTGATGGCCGACACCCGCCTGTCGGTGGACCATGTCCGCGAGAAACTGCTCGCCAAGATGGGCGAAGGCTGCGAGCCCCTGGCCAGTGACCCGCCGTCCATCAGCATGGGCTATGACCGCCGCGAGAGCGAATTCAAGGCGGCCGTCACCGATGGCCTGCTGATGCGCTTCGGTGTGCCGGTCAAGAACCCGCACCCGGCCGCCCGCGATGTGCGCGGCATGGGTGCCGTGGAGATCGCCGGGACGCTGCTCTCCCAGCGTGGCCGCTCCACCCGTGGCCAGAGCAAGGCCGAAATCATCCAGGCAGCGCTTACCACCTCCGACATGCCGGAGCTTCTGAGCAACGTCGCGAACAAGGCGCTGATCACCGGCATGCAGGAATCAGAGGCCGCGACCCACCGGATCTGGACGCGTTCCGGCGAGCTGCCGGACTTCAAGGAAGCCAAGCGCGTGGCACTGAGCGAGGCCCCGGGCCTGTCGAAGGTCAAGGAGGGCGCCGAATACACCTTTGGTGCCCTGACCGATGCCGCCGAGCCGATCCGCCTCGAGACCTTCGGCCGCATTCTGGGCATCAGCCGGCAGGCGCTGGTGAATGACGACCTGGGCGAGCTGTCCCGCGTGCCGTTTGCGCTGGGCCAGGCCGCCGCCCGCCGCGAAGCGGATGCCGTCTACTCGCTGCTCATCAACAACCCGGCCATGCGTGACACCAACGCCCTGTTTAGCGTTGCCCATGCCAACGAAGGCACTGCCGCCGCCCTGAGCGTGGATAGCCTGGGCGAAGCCCGCAAGCTGATGCGCCTGCAGAAGGGCCTGCAGGGCGAGGGGGCGCTGAACATCACCCCGCGTTATCTGCTCGTGCCGGCCGCCCTCGAAACCAAGGCCGAGCAGCTGCTGGCCTCGATCCAGCCGAGCGCCACCAGCAACGCGGTGCCCGAATGGGTGCGCCGCCTGGTGGTGGTGGTCGATGCCCGTCTCGATGACGACTCCACCACGGCCTGGTATCTGGCCGCCGATCCGGTGATGTACGACACCATCGAAGTGGCCCGCCTGGATGGCCAGGGCGCGACGATCGAGCAGCGCGACGCCTTCGTGCGCGACGTGCTCGAAATCAAGTGCCGCCTCGATGTGGGTGCCGCCGTGCTGGATTGGCGCGGCCTGGTCCGCAACGAGGGCGCGTAA
- the tgt gene encoding tRNA guanosine(34) transglycosylase Tgt — protein MQFEHLASDGKARRGRLTFPRGVVETPAFMPVGTYGTVKAMTPEELTDLGAQIILGNTFHLMLRPGTEIIARHGDLHDFMHWEGPILTDSGGFQVFSLAQMRKITEEGVRFQSPVNGSPVELTPERSMAVQKALGSDIVMIFDECTPYPATEEQARQSMELSLRWAARSRAAHEGNDAALFGIVQGGMYAHLRHESAAGLQAIGFDGYAIGGLSVGEPEADRLHVLDTTLPVLPTDRPRYLMGVGTPEDIVEAVRRGVDMFDCVIPTRNARNGFLYTRHGTLRIRNARYTDDTGPIDPDCGCYTCRNYSRAYLRHLDKCGEMLGPRLNTIHNLYYYQELMRGLRAAIEAGQLAAFVAEFYRLRSKSVPPVS, from the coding sequence ATGCAGTTTGAACACCTGGCCAGCGACGGCAAGGCCCGCCGCGGGCGGCTGACGTTCCCGCGCGGGGTGGTGGAGACGCCGGCCTTCATGCCGGTGGGCACCTACGGCACCGTGAAGGCCATGACCCCGGAAGAGCTCACCGACCTCGGCGCCCAGATCATCCTCGGCAACACCTTTCACCTGATGCTGCGCCCGGGCACCGAGATCATCGCCCGACACGGCGACCTGCACGACTTCATGCACTGGGAGGGGCCGATCCTCACCGACTCGGGCGGCTTCCAGGTCTTCAGCCTGGCGCAGATGCGCAAGATCACGGAGGAGGGCGTGCGCTTCCAGTCGCCGGTGAACGGCAGCCCGGTGGAGCTTACGCCGGAGCGTTCCATGGCCGTGCAGAAGGCGCTGGGCTCGGACATCGTGATGATCTTCGACGAGTGCACGCCGTACCCGGCCACCGAGGAGCAGGCCCGGCAGTCCATGGAGCTGTCCCTGCGCTGGGCCGCGCGCAGCCGCGCCGCCCATGAGGGCAACGACGCGGCCCTGTTCGGCATCGTGCAGGGCGGGATGTACGCGCATCTGCGCCACGAGTCGGCGGCGGGGCTGCAGGCCATCGGCTTCGACGGCTACGCCATCGGCGGGCTGTCGGTGGGCGAGCCCGAGGCCGACCGTCTGCACGTGCTGGATACGACGCTGCCGGTGCTGCCGACCGATAGGCCGCGCTACCTCATGGGGGTGGGCACGCCGGAGGACATCGTCGAGGCGGTGCGCCGCGGCGTGGACATGTTCGACTGCGTGATCCCCACGCGCAACGCGCGCAACGGCTTTCTCTATACCCGCCACGGTACGCTGCGCATCCGCAATGCGCGCTACACCGACGACACCGGGCCCATCGACCCGGACTGCGGCTGCTACACCTGCCGGAACTACTCCCGCGCCTACCTGCGGCATCTGGACAAGTGCGGCGAGATGCTGGGGCCGCGCCTCAACACCATCCACAACCTGTATTACTACCAGGAGCTGATGCGCGGCCTGCGGGCGGCCATCGAGGCCGGGCAGCTGGCGGCCTTCGTGGCGGAGTTCTACCGCCTGCGCTCGAAAAGCGTGCCGCCTGTGTCATAA
- a CDS encoding phage tail protein, which yields MIWLRPMVYMSYKAFLKVYVKTKLMRAQRDTARGLRTFRVWTEVDEFSARNVSRDLQGLEREVNRALGRAVRKTTRWANTHAARGIAHRNQLPVGALLGRGRFKTKRLFMRMPNRRTGTAGSVWVGAKDYTVSNLGKVRQTRNGTRVGRHSFPGSFVATMRDGRLSSFQRASVLTHRSPRAWSPNLPIREDRIELQGVGEVTSDIQRKVGPRLNDLLQQELKYEINVRGRGYR from the coding sequence ATGATTTGGCTCAGGCCAATGGTTTATATGTCTTACAAGGCTTTCTTGAAAGTCTATGTAAAAACCAAGCTGATGCGCGCTCAGCGGGATACCGCTCGCGGACTTCGGACGTTTCGTGTCTGGACCGAGGTCGATGAATTCAGCGCAAGGAATGTCTCGCGCGACCTGCAAGGACTGGAACGTGAGGTAAATCGCGCCCTGGGCCGGGCCGTTCGCAAAACAACCCGTTGGGCCAATACGCATGCCGCCCGAGGAATCGCCCACCGCAATCAACTGCCTGTCGGCGCGCTTCTCGGGCGTGGCCGCTTCAAGACAAAGCGGCTATTCATGCGGATGCCGAACCGCCGCACCGGCACCGCTGGCAGCGTGTGGGTGGGGGCAAAGGACTATACCGTCTCTAACCTGGGGAAGGTCCGCCAGACAAGGAACGGCACCCGTGTCGGGCGCCACTCATTCCCCGGCAGCTTTGTCGCCACTATGCGCGACGGCCGCCTTAGCAGCTTCCAGCGGGCATCCGTTCTCACTCATCGCAGCCCGCGTGCGTGGTCGCCAAACCTGCCCATTCGCGAGGACCGTATCGAGCTGCAGGGGGTAGGCGAAGTGACGTCGGACATTCAGCGCAAGGTCGGGCCGCGACTCAACGACCTGTTGCAGCAAGAGCTGAAGTATGAGATCAACGTCAGAGGAAGAGGATACAGGTGA
- the secD gene encoding protein translocase subunit SecD, with product MNRYPLWKYLLILAVVIGGILYALPNRYPQDPALQISATRGVEINETVSQRVANVLDQVGAGYKEIALEGEQLLVRFHDVEDQLKAQDIVRGVLGSGYIVALNLAPSTPEWLQSLNAKPMNLGLDLRGGVHFLMQVDMDEVVAKTLERNESEFRSLLIENNIPYDDVSRTESRVVASFASAELRERALTALQEEYRQEMAFETLESDGAFLIEAGIRDEALQEIKSFAVQQNVTALRKRVNELGVAEPLIQQAGEDRVVVQLPGVQDTARAKEILGKTATLEFRLVDENADAYAAQASGRVPPGDRLYLDRQGQPILLKRRVMLTGDYIIDAQSGIDQDSGGPSVSITLDGKGARLFSKSSGENVKRLMAVVFIETRTETRIINGERVNVPSKVEEVINVARIQEQLGKRFQITGLDSSREAADLALLLRAGALAAPMQIVEERTIGPSLGKDNIEKGFKSVVIGFVLVMVFMALFYRVFGLIANLALTANLLLIVAALSLFQATLTLPGIAGIVLTVGMAVDANVLIFERIREELRNGMSPQAAIRAGYDKALSTIADANITTLIAAVALIVIGTGPVQGFAVTLSIGIVSSMFTAIMGTRAVVNLIYGNRRLTRLAI from the coding sequence ATGAATCGCTACCCCCTCTGGAAATACCTCCTGATCCTCGCCGTGGTGATCGGGGGCATCCTGTATGCCCTGCCGAACCGCTACCCGCAGGATCCGGCGTTGCAGATCAGTGCCACGCGGGGGGTCGAGATCAATGAAACGGTCAGCCAGCGCGTGGCCAACGTGCTCGACCAGGTCGGAGCCGGCTACAAGGAGATCGCGCTCGAGGGCGAGCAGCTGCTGGTGCGCTTCCACGACGTCGAGGACCAGCTCAAGGCCCAGGACATCGTGCGCGGCGTACTGGGCAGCGGCTACATCGTGGCCCTGAACCTCGCGCCGAGCACGCCCGAGTGGCTGCAGTCGCTCAATGCCAAGCCCATGAACCTCGGCCTGGACCTGCGCGGCGGCGTGCACTTCCTCATGCAGGTGGACATGGACGAGGTGGTCGCCAAGACCCTGGAGCGCAACGAAAGCGAGTTCCGCAGCCTGCTGATCGAGAACAACATCCCCTACGACGACGTCTCCCGCACCGAATCCCGGGTGGTGGCGAGCTTTGCCAGCGCCGAGCTGCGCGAGCGGGCGCTCACGGCCCTGCAGGAGGAATACCGCCAGGAGATGGCGTTCGAGACCCTGGAGTCAGATGGTGCCTTCCTTATCGAGGCCGGCATTCGCGACGAGGCCCTGCAGGAGATCAAGTCCTTTGCCGTGCAGCAGAACGTCACGGCGCTGCGCAAGCGCGTGAACGAGCTGGGTGTGGCCGAGCCGCTGATCCAGCAGGCCGGCGAGGACCGCGTGGTGGTGCAGCTGCCGGGTGTGCAGGACACGGCCCGCGCCAAGGAGATCCTCGGCAAGACCGCCACCCTGGAATTCCGCCTGGTGGACGAGAATGCCGATGCCTACGCGGCTCAGGCCAGCGGCCGCGTGCCGCCGGGCGACCGGTTGTACCTGGATCGCCAGGGCCAGCCCATCCTGCTCAAGCGTCGCGTGATGCTCACCGGCGACTACATCATCGACGCCCAGAGCGGCATCGACCAGGATTCCGGCGGTCCCTCCGTCAGCATCACGCTGGACGGCAAGGGGGCACGCCTGTTCAGCAAGTCCTCGGGCGAGAACGTCAAGCGCCTGATGGCCGTGGTCTTCATCGAGACCCGCACAGAGACGCGCATCATCAACGGTGAGCGCGTCAACGTGCCGAGCAAGGTCGAGGAGGTCATCAACGTCGCGCGCATCCAGGAGCAGCTGGGCAAGCGCTTCCAGATCACCGGCCTGGATTCCAGCCGCGAGGCGGCCGACCTGGCGCTGCTGCTGCGCGCCGGCGCCCTGGCCGCGCCCATGCAGATCGTGGAGGAGCGCACCATCGGTCCGAGCCTCGGCAAGGACAACATCGAGAAGGGCTTCAAGTCGGTGGTCATCGGCTTCGTGCTGGTGATGGTGTTCATGGCGCTCTTCTATCGCGTGTTCGGGCTGATCGCCAACCTCGCGCTCACCGCCAACCTGCTGCTGATCGTCGCGGCGCTCTCGCTGTTCCAGGCCACGCTGACGCTGCCGGGCATCGCCGGTATCGTGCTCACCGTGGGTATGGCGGTGGATGCGAACGTGCTGATCTTCGAGCGCATCCGCGAGGAGCTGCGCAACGGCATGTCGCCGCAGGCCGCGATCCGCGCCGGCTATGACAAGGCGCTCTCGACCATCGCCGATGCCAACATCACCACGCTGATCGCCGCCGTGGCGCTGATCGTGATCGGCACCGGTCCGGTGCAGGGCTTCGCCGTCACGCTGTCCATCGGCATCGTCTCGTCCATGTTCACTGCCATCATGGGTACCCGTGCCGTGGTCAACCTCATCTACGGCAACCGGCGCCTTACGCGTCTGGCGATCTGA
- the yajC gene encoding preprotein translocase subunit YajC, with amino-acid sequence MDLLIASAIAENGAQQAQGGGIQLLLLIGLMFVMMYFMIIRPQSKRAKEHRAMLEALSKGDEVVTTGGLLGKVTEIGENFVQIQVAEGTEVKVQKQAVGAVMPKGTMKNL; translated from the coding sequence ATGGATCTTCTGATTGCCAGTGCCATCGCCGAGAACGGCGCCCAGCAGGCCCAGGGCGGCGGCATCCAGCTGCTGCTGCTGATCGGCCTGATGTTCGTGATGATGTACTTCATGATCATCCGCCCGCAGAGCAAGCGCGCCAAGGAACACCGCGCCATGCTCGAGGCCCTGTCCAAGGGCGATGAAGTGGTCACCACCGGCGGTCTGCTCGGCAAGGTCACCGAGATCGGCGAGAACTTCGTGCAGATCCAGGTCGCCGAGGGCACCGAGGTGAAGGTGCAGAAGCAGGCCGTCGGCGCCGTCATGCCCAAGGGCACGATGAAGAACCTGTAA